One genomic segment of Acidimicrobiales bacterium includes these proteins:
- a CDS encoding bifunctional riboflavin kinase/FAD synthetase: MEVLADSDPCPELTHGSIVTIGAYDGVHVGHRAVIAEVRARAAAQGCASVVVTFDRHPAQVVRPENAPLQLTDLDQKLDLLAATGVDYTVVVRFDRERSNESADHFVSETLVGCLRARCVVVGHDFHFGHQRGGSVALLSQMGSQLGFDVIGMHLVGGGGDGPAVSSTRIRGLLAEGEVEETAALLGRPHEVRGTVEEGDRRGGSTLGYPTANVMVPPEILLPADGVYAGWYGRPDGSVLPAAVSLGRRPTFYPDGGPRLLEAHVLDFSGNLYGESARVRFVAHVRNQERFDSAEALMARMARDVEVVRERLRGSRSGGGC; this comes from the coding sequence GTGGAGGTCCTGGCCGACTCCGATCCCTGTCCCGAGCTGACCCACGGCTCGATCGTCACCATCGGCGCCTACGACGGGGTCCACGTGGGCCACCGGGCCGTCATCGCCGAGGTGCGGGCCCGGGCCGCCGCCCAGGGCTGCGCCAGCGTGGTCGTCACCTTCGACCGCCATCCCGCCCAGGTCGTCCGTCCCGAGAACGCCCCTCTGCAGCTCACCGACCTCGACCAGAAGCTCGACCTGCTGGCGGCCACCGGGGTCGACTACACGGTGGTGGTGCGGTTCGACCGGGAGCGGTCCAACGAGTCCGCCGACCACTTCGTGTCCGAGACCCTCGTGGGATGTCTGCGGGCCCGCTGCGTGGTGGTGGGCCACGACTTCCACTTCGGCCACCAGCGGGGCGGGAGCGTGGCCCTGCTCTCGCAGATGGGCAGCCAGCTGGGCTTCGACGTCATCGGGATGCACCTGGTCGGGGGCGGCGGGGATGGCCCGGCGGTCTCGTCCACCCGGATCCGGGGGCTGCTGGCCGAGGGGGAGGTGGAGGAGACCGCCGCCCTGCTGGGGCGGCCCCACGAGGTGCGCGGGACCGTCGAGGAGGGGGACCGGCGGGGCGGCAGCACCCTGGGGTACCCGACCGCCAACGTCATGGTCCCCCCCGAGATCCTCCTGCCCGCCGACGGCGTCTACGCCGGGTGGTACGGCCGGCCCGACGGCAGCGTGCTCCCTGCCGCGGTGTCGCTCGGGCGGCGGCCCACCTTCTATCCGGACGGGGGCCCTCGTCTGCTGGAGGCCCACGTCCTCGACTTCTCCGGCAACCTCTACGGGGAGTCGGCCCGGGTACGGTTCGTGGCCCACGTCCGGAACCAGGAGCGCTTCGACTCCGCCGAGGCC